The following are from one region of the Coccinella septempunctata chromosome 7, icCocSept1.1, whole genome shotgun sequence genome:
- the LOC123316246 gene encoding larval/pupal cuticle protein H1C-like, translated as MAFKLVVLCAALAYANAGLIPAASPATAVSHAYISQPTLAVAHAAPVAIHDPAIATSQHNVYRSLGGNAAISTYSKALDSAFSSVRKYDTRVTNDATPVYAVAHAAPVATYAHVAPVATYAHAAPVATYTHSPSIATYAAPHQVVAKTAIAYSPSVEVSHMTFSGLGVNYAW; from the exons ATGGCTTTCAAA CTTGTTGTCCTGTGCGCCGCTCTGGCTTACGCAAACGCTGGACTTATCCCAGCTGCCTCTCCAGCCACAGCAGTTAGTCATGCTTACATCTCTCAGCCTACCTTAGCTGTAGCTCATGCTGCTCCTGTGGCCATTCACGATCCAGCTATCGCAACCAGCCAACACAACGTCTACAGATCTCTTGGAGGCAATGCTGCCATCTCCACCTACAGCAAAGCTCTCGACAGTGCCTTCTCCAGCGTACGCAAATATGACACTAGAGTGACCAACGACGCCACTCCTGTTTACGCTGTAGCTCATGCTGCTCCAGTCGCCACTTACGCACATGTTGCCCCAGTAGCCACTTACGCACATGCTGCTCCAGTAGCCACTTACACTCACTCTCCCTCAATTGCAACATATGCTGCTCCTCATCAAGTGGTTGCCAAAACCGCCATAGCTTACTCACCATCTGTGGAAGTTTCCCACATGACGTTTTCCGGACTTGGTGTAAACTACGCTTGGTGA